The nucleotide sequence GCCACTGCGAAATATAGAGCACCCGCGCCGCCAGCGCCGCGCCGAGCAATTCGTCCCAGCGCTCGGTGATTCTCTCCGGGTGAACGTTCTCCGGGATGCCGATTTCCCCGAGATAGACCGCCCCGGGGCCGAAAAGCGCACCCGTGCGCGCAAAGCGCCGGATGGTCTCGATCGCGCGGACCAGCGTGGGGCCATCCTGCATGGCATCGTAGCAGCTGTAGGAAACCAGGTCGACCTCGACGAGCGGCAGGACGTGCTCCGTCAAGGTCGGAATGCCTTTCCAGGCGTCAGCGACCCGGTTGACCTCGACCGCATGCACCACCCGCAGCACAGAGCCGGCCGGGGCCGCGGCGCGCGCCCGGTTCACGCCCTCTTGGCGGGCGGCGAGCCGGCGCGCGTAACGCGTGCAGCGGACCTGCCAATCGGGCGGTGGTGTGTCCCAGAGCACGCCGGTCCCACGCAGCTGCCAGTCTCCTTCCCAGTTCTGCAGGATGATCGTCAGGGGCCGGTCGCCGTGCGTCGCATAGAGATAGTGGACCAGTTCCTCCCACTCGGCGGTGATGTGCGCATAGAACTCCGGAGGTTGCTCCGCATTCCAGCCGCGTTCGCCGGGGCTGTGGGCGTTCAGCATCAAGGTCGTGAACGGCAGCCGGAACACGGTTTGCCAATAGGGACTGGCCGCGAGGTCCCGCAGCGTCTTCATCGCCGGCCAGTCGCTGTTCCAGGCATTGTCACGCGCGGCGCGCCCGGGCTCGAACCAGAACTTCCCCACCCGCGTCCCCAGTTCGAGCATCTTCTCCGCCCCTTCGATCAGGTTGGGTTTTGTGGTCAGGAAATACTGCCCGTGCACCAAGGTCGTGCCGATCATATCGCGATACTGCTCGCGCCGCTCGGGGTGGCGCGAAGGGCTGGCGCTGGTATCCCGCCCGGCTTCCGGCTGTTCCGCCGCGGCCAGGCGGGCGGCCAGGGCCAGGGCCGGCAAGGTGCGCAGGAATTCCCGGCGGGATTGGGGCGAAAAAGCAGGGGACGTCATGCTAACTCCGTCCCAAGGTTGCCGGGCTTTGTGCCCGTGATGCGGACAAACGGTGTGGCGCCCGGGTTGCGGCGGAAGCCCGCGGGCCCGTGAGGCAAAGCAGCGCGGCTGGGTTGAGCGGGTTCATGGTGTGATGGATTCGGTGGCAGCGAGCCCCGCGCGGAGTTCTGCCAGCATTTTGGTCGTCTCGATGGAGGGGTCGTAGCCCGGACGCCCCATGGCCAGCGTCTCGATCGGCACATAACCGCGGTAGCCGGACCGGCGGATGATGCCGACGAGTTTGGTCATGTCGGTCTTGGGTGTATGGGTCGCGCTGCCGGTCGTCTCCTTGATCTGCCAGTTGACCGCGTAGGGGGCAACCAGGGCGATATCGGCATAGGGATCAGCGGTCAGATATTTGCCGGTGTCGACGAGCGCGGCGCAGGCTTCGTGGTCCACGCGCTGCAGCAGGCTGAGGTGCTGCGCGCCGGTGTTGATGAAATCCCCGTGATTCTGCACGGCGATGATTACGCCATATTTTTTGGCGTGCTCGGCGCATTCGCGCAACGCATCGGCCAGCCAGTTTTCGACCGTCTCCCGCGGGGCGTTCTGAGCCGCCTGTTGCCAGTTTTTGAAGGGCGACTGGGAATCGGCGAAGGCGCGTACTGTGGGGGCGCCCAGTTTCGCGGCAACTTCGATCCAGGTCTTGAGGCGGGCCACCCCCTCGGCGCGGATGGCCGGATCGGCGGCGACGAAATCATTGCGCACGCCGGTGCCACTGATCCCCAGGCCCAGATTGAAGGCATGCCGTTTGAGCCGATATAGGTAGCTGTCCTCCGGCGCCAGGGGATAGCCCGGAAAGAAATAGCCGGTGAGGTCTACGGCATCGAAGCCGGTTTTGGCACAGAAATCACAGACGCCGAAAAGATCGATGCCCTGGGTCGGGTCCTTTGCGTTGGCGTTCAGCAGTTCGAGGAACGAAAAGGCATTGAGCGAGGTGCGCAGGTGCGAGCCGCCGACCCGGCGGGGCCGGGTGAAGGCCGCAAAGGCGGGCGATACGCCGCCGGCAACAAACAGGGGCAGGAGTGCGGCTTGCGTGAGAAACGTGCGCCGCGTGGACGAGGTGTTCATGAAGATCGTTTTCGAAGTGAAGCTCCGGCTCTGTCGCCCAAACCAAAGCCGAGGGAAGACTGGGGTGGCCCGGCTGGCGCCCGGAAAGGTAACGGCCGGCTCCGGGCCTGCGCGAGGCCACGCGCACTGTTACCGATTACCCGGAAGAGTGGCATCATGGGTCAGGCGTGATCCCGGAACTGGAGGGCGTGAAGATGGGCATATAGGCCGCCGCGTTGCTGCAACTCCTCATGGCTCCCCTGCTCGACCAGCCGGCCAGCGTCGAGCACGAGAATCTGATCCGCATGCCGCACCGTGGCCAGGCGGTGGGCGATGCTGAAAACGGTGCGCCCCCGGGCGATCTCCCGCATGGACGCCTGAATGAGCTGTTCGGATGCCGCATCGAGGGCACTGGTGGCCTCGTCGAAGATCAAAATACGCGGATTGGTCAGCAGCGCGCGGGCAATCGCGATGCGCTGGCGCTGACCGCCCGAGAGCTGCGCACCGCGTTCGCCCACGACGGTGCTATAGCCGTCGCCCAGTTGCAAAATGAAGTCATGCGCGTTCGCGATCTTGGCCGCCGCCACGATCTCCTCGCGCGTCGCGGCGGGGCGGCCATAGCGCAGGTTGTCCTCGATGGTGCCGGAAAACAGAATGCTCTCCTGCGGGACGAGGGCGATGTGCCGGCGCAGCGAGGCCAGAGAAACGTCCCGGAGATCGTGGCCATCAAGCAGCACGCGGCCGGCGGTGGGCTCATAAAACCGGGCGAGGAGTCCCACCAGCGTGGATTTACCCGATCCACTGGGGCCCACGATGGCTACCGCTTGGCCGGGCGGGACGGTGAATGTCACCTCGCTGAGCGTCGCGGGCCGGCCATTGCGCGAACGGGGATCGTAGTTAAAGTCAACCCCCTCGAACCGGACCTCGCCCTTGATCTGGTCCAGCGACTGCGCCCCGGGTGCATCCATGACATCCGGGGTCAGGTCCAGCAGTTTGAATACATTTTCCATGCCCGTGAAGGCGCGATGAAAAATCCCGGCCATGTCCACAAAGCGGACGATGGGAGGAAACACGAGCGCCAGGTAAGCGTTGAAGGCGACCAGCGTCCCCACCGCCATTCGCTCCTGCAAAACCAGCCAGCCGCCGTAACCAAGCACGATGGCTCCGCCCACGGCGGCCAGGGTTTCGGCGACGACGGAGAGCAGGGTGTTGCGCATGACCACGCGGGAATAGTTGAAGTAGTCCTCATTAATGCCGCTCGCGAAGGCCGATACTTCGTCGGCCTCGCGGCCAAACGCCTTGATCACGCGCGGATTCGCCACCTTCTCATGAAGGAAGCCCACGACGATGTCCCAATGCTGGCGGTGAGTCCGACTCTCCCCTTGCATCTTCTGCCGGTGGTGCAGGTAGTTGAACAAAAACAAGGGCAGCACCAGACAGGCCGCGAGCGCCAGCTGCCACTCGATCAAAAACAGAAAACCCAGCACTGCCACCACCATCACCGTGTCCGCGATCAGGTTGATCAGAATGCCATTGGTCAGGTTGTAGAGTTCGCCCGTGTCCTGGCAGATACGTGAGACGGTCTCGCCGGTCTGGGCGGAATCGTAATAGCGCAGCGAGACGGTTTGCAGGTGGGCGAAGAGCCGGATACGCAAATCGCACACGAGCCGCATCGTGACTTTTTGCAGCAGGCGGTTCCGGAACAGGGTGAGCAGCCCACGTGTGGTGAGCAGGAGCAGCGATACGCCCACCAGCACTAGCAGCAACTTAACGTCTTGGTGGGGCAGGGCTTCATCGAGCAGCAGCTTGAACAACCAGGGCGTCGGCAGTGCCAAGGCAGTCGCCAGCACCATCAACGCGGCCCCGAGACCCAGCCGGCCGGCAAAAGGTCGACAGAGGGCCAGGGTGCGGACGATCGTGCCGCGACGGTCGGAAGAATTCATCAAGGGAAAGGCCGGGGCTTCGCGCCGTTCACGCCGACGCACTGATGTCTTTCAGGTCCGCGCGGGCGGATTCGTAGCTGGTGGCGTAGGCTAGCGCCGCCGGATCGGGGGTGCGACCCTGCAACCGACACCATTCGGCATAAAGGGCGGGCCACCAGTTCTCGTGTGAGGTCAGGCCACGATCGCGATAGCTGCGCCAGTCGATCAGCACGCGCGACCAGCAGGCATCCCCGTATTCCACCGCCTGCTTGGCGTCACCGATCGCCTTGACATACCAGTCGCGTCCGATGCGGGCGTGCAGCACCTCGTCGGCCCAGTCGTAATCCTGGATCAGGGCGGAAAAGGCATCGCCCGACGCCTGGCCGACCTCCCATTCGAAGCGCTTGCCGGTCTTGGGCATCAGGCCCTGCTCGATAAAATAGAGCACGGCGTGACGCTCCAAGGGCTGCAGCTGGGTATTAAGGGCGAGCGACCAGGTGAAATTCACCCGGACCAGTTTCCGCCAGTCGAGCCCGGCCCGCAGGAAGCCGATCTCGCCCATCATGGCATGGCGGGCCTCATCCCAGAGCTGGCGGGTCAGATCGACGGTATACTCCCACGGCTTGCCCTTGGTCTCACCGATGATCGACGCCATCATCTCCGGCACATCGATCTCCCGGAGCCGCTTGTAATACATCATGAGCGGCTTGGCCTCCACCGGCATCGCCAGATCGTAGAGGAAAACCTCGGCATGTACGCCCATGTTGTAGGGATCGGAAAAACGCTCGTCGCGCTGCGGCACATAGTCAGGAAGGCGCGGGAGGGCGGAAAACTGGCGCTGCACCACCCCCGGCACCTCGGGCTGACTGCCGTCTAGCCCACCGGCCTGCGCCAGCAGTTCCTCGAGCAATGCGACCCATGGCTTCAGGGCGGCGAGCCCGGCGGCCGGCAGCATGGCCGGCACAGCCTGGGCACCATAGGCAATCATCTCGTCGACCTCAATCAGAGCAAAGCGGCACAGCCGGAATGAGGGATGGTCGACCAGGCGGTTGGTTTCTGCCAAGTGGCGCTGCAGGGCGACACGCAAGGCGGGTAACGCCTGCTCATATAGGCCGACCAGCAGCGCTCCGGTATTCGGGGCCGCCAGAATCTCATCGAAGAACGCCTCCAAGGCCGGGTGCGGCACGACATCAAGCCCCAGCGGCGGCTCGCGCATCTCCCCCACCCGCTGGCGCCAGGCCGCGGCATGTTCGGCGCAGTAATGGGCGTGCAGGCTGAAACCCATCTTGAGCTCGTAGACGGGCTCCGCCGCCAGCCGCTGGATGAAGATGCCGTGCAGCCGCCGGAAGGCCCAGTGGTGGCGCTTGAGCCGGGCCACGCAATCGTCGATCGACAGCCCGAGCTGCATGGCCTCGGCGAACGAGGCAATACCGGCCACCGGGGGGAGGTTGTTAAACGAACGGTAGTCGGTGATATTCATCGGAGGCGGCAGGTTAGACTATTCCGGGGCCACATAACCAGCCTGTCCGCCGAGCTGTTGCCAGCGGCGGTGGACGAAAAGCCCCAGCCCGATCGAGATGACCGCGAGGAGGCTACCGGCAAGGAAGGTGTAGCGATAATCGCTTCCCAGCCGGTCGAGCGCCGCCCCCAGCACGGGACCGAGGACCATGTTCATAAAGGCTGCGATCAGTCCCGCGGCCGCGGCAAACTGCGCAAACTTCAGCTTGGGGAAAAGCATCTGCGCAATCGCCGCCGTGCCGGTGAAAAACGTGCCCGAGAGGATGCCGTGGGCGAGAAAGACCAGGCCGAATGACTTGGGATCATGCATCCACTGGAACCCGGCCAGCATGACGATCGCGTAGAGCAGCAGCGCCCCCAGCCCGACGCGCAGCGGATGAAACCGGTCCGCCAGCCAGCCGAGCGGAAAGGCCAGGCAAAAGGAGCAAATGAAAGTCACCACGAGGTATTTGCCGTAGGTTTCCATCGTCAGCCCGTAGCTTTTCGCCGCGTAGATGGCGAACAGGTTGACCGGCACGAAGACCGTGTTCGCCAGTCCGATGAAAATGAAGACCCAGAGGTAATACGGCTTGGAGAAACAATCGCGAAAGTAGTCCCCTATCGCGCCCAAGACAGGATTGGTCCGCGCAGCCGCGGCCGGCGGCGGATAATCGCCCTCCTTCACCCGCAAGCACATCACGGTGAATCCGACCCCGTAGATGAGGCCGATGCTGGCCAGAATGATCGAGTAGTTTTCCTCCGCGTGGCCGATGATCTTGTAGTTGAAAAGAATTCCCGCCCCCAGGCCCACGGCGCGAAACAGGCCGTAGAAGCGGCCCAGCCATTCCCGCGGCACCACATCGTTGATCAGGCCATTGAACACCGCGTTTGAGATGACCACGCCGATTTCGAACACCATCCAGAACAGGCCCATGGTTAGCAGTATCGTATGGTTGACCGTGGCGGGATTGCCGCCGAACCACTGGTGGAGCGCCGCGCCCAGCCGCGGACTGAACGCGAGTCCGATCATGGCCAGGGTGACAAACGGGGTGGGCAGCAGCAAAAAGGGGATCCGTCGTCCCCGACGGCTGCGGTGGCGGTCGCTCCAGTAGCTCACCGTCGGGCCGGCGATCAGGATGACCGTCCAGGGAATGGTGAGCAGGAAGATGCCGGTGACCAGGTCCGACGCCTCGTATTTCTTGAGCATCAGCTGCGTCACCGGCGCCGCAGACCGCTCTCGCATCATGTAGGCGAAATCGCCGAAGAGGAGCCAGACAAAGAGCAGCGCGAGGCCGCCGGCCGAGTAGGTCAGGGTACCAACCGACCAGATTTTTTTGCCGCCGGCAAGGGAGACGGGGGGCGGGTTGGGGGATGAAGGGGTAAGCATATCAAACGGGTAAGCAAAAAGAGCTAGGCCATGCTCGCCACCCGGGCCTTATCCAGTGCAAAACGCAGCGGCTGCCCGGTCCGGTAACGGTCAAGTTCCTCCAGCACGACCCGGCCCACGAGGGCGATCTCGCGGTGGCGGGCCCCGGCGATATGCGGCGTCAAAATCACGTTGGGCAAAGCGCGCAACGGCGAATCCGCGGGCGCCGGCTCCGGGTCGGTCACATCCAGCAGTGCGGTCAGGTCGGCACGCTCCCGCATGACGGCCACCAGCTCGGCCTCGCGCACGATGGCGCCCCGCGCGGTGTTCACGAAAGACGCATGCGGTTTCATCAGCCGCAGGTGTTCCGCCCCAACCAGCCCGATCGTCTGCGGCAGCAGCGGGGCGTGCAGTGAGACGACGTCACTCCGGGCGAATAGCGCCGGCAAATCCACCAGCTCGACCCCCAGCCGGGCGGCCTCTTCGCTCGTGACCGTGGGATCGCAGGCCAGAATCGTGAGCTCGTGGCGCTGGAGTCCCTGGACCACCAACCGCCCGACGCTGCTGAGACCGATGATGCCGACGGTGGCCGCATGCACCCCCGAGGAGGCAGTATCGGTCAGGTAGGCCCAGTCGGCCTCGCGCCGCCGCAGGTAGAACCAGGTTTGCTTGAGCGCGAGGATGATCATCGCCTCGGCAAAGGTCGCCGTGGGCCCGGCGTTCGCGCTGGCGGCACTGGAAAGCAGAATGCCCCGCCGCCAGAACTCATCCGTCACGAAGCCGCGCACCGATCCGGCTCCGTAAAGCACGACCCGCAGCCGGGGCATCGCGGCGAGTAATTCGCCGTCGAGCAGGGGTATGCCCCAACTGCCTACGAGCACCTCCACCCCGGCCAACCGCTCGCGCTCGGTGGGCCAGTCCGCGCCGGTGAAGGGCCCGGCCAGAATTTCCACCTGTTGCTCCAACCGGCTGCGCGCCGCGGGTGGGAAGAGCCAAGGCTGCAACTCGGCCCGGAAGGCCAGCGCGGCCCCGGGGCGACGGCCTGGAGAAGTTGTGTCGTCGGGGCTCATCTATTCGGCGCCGCTGGGGTTTTCCTGGCGACGGCCGCCGCGAGGCGAGACTGCAGCTCCGCGACGAGCGCGGCGGCGGTCGGTTCATCGGCGAGGTTTTTCATCTCGTGCGGGTCAGCGCGGAGGTCGAAGACTTGGGTCCAACCCGGCTGGTCCGGGTACGCGACGATCTTGGCGGTCTCCGTGCGGACACTCTGGATGTCATGCGTGACCTCGGGATACTCCGGGTCGCGGTAGTTCTCGTAGAAAAACTCTGTGCGCCAGCCGGCCGGACGTTCGCCGCGAAGGAGCGGGGCAAAGCTGCGACCCTCCTGAGCCCACGTGAGCGGCACCCCGGCAACCTCCAGAATCGTGGCCGGAAAGTCGATGTTCAGCGCGAGCGCGTCGACGACCGTGCCGGGCGCCACCGCGCGGGGGTAGCGGACCAGCAGCGGGATTCTGATGCTTTCCTCGTAGGCGGAACGCTTGTCGCCCAGGCCGTGCTCGCCGAGGTAGTAACCGTTGTCGCCGGCGTAGATGATGAGCGTGTCATCAGCGAGGCCTTGCTGCTGCAACGCCTCGAGGAGGCGGCCGATGTTGTCGTCCACGCCCTGCAGGCAGCGGAAGTAGTTCAGGCGATCCTCGACAAGCGGGTTCCACGGCTTCGTGCGATCAGCCCACTCGAACGGCGGGTAGGCGCGGAAGCTGACCGGCGCCGCGATGCGCGTGTCGGCGTAGCGTGCCGCGTGGCGCGGGGCAGGCGTGCGGTTGTCGTGCGGCGACTTGTAGCCGATGAAAAGCGCGAAGGGCTCGGTGCGGTGGCCAGCGATGTAGTCGATCGCGTGGGTGGTGGTGACGTCGTCGACCCACCCCTCCGTCTCAACCCAGCGGCCGTTCTGCAGGAAGCGGCAGTTCGGGTAGATGCCTTGGTCGATGAAAGTGAAGACGTGGTCGAAACCCGGCCGGTCCTCCTGCTTGCCCATGTGCCATTTGCCGAAATACCCGGTGCGGTAACCAGCGGTCCGCAGCGCGTGGGCCCAGGTGTCGGTCGAGACGAACGGCGTCTTGTTGTCCCGGATGCCGTGCGCATGGGTGGGCCGGCCGGTGAGCATCGAGGCGCGGCTCGGCGAGCAGAGCGAATGCGTGACGAACGCGTTGCGGAAACGGGCCCCCTCTGCCGCGAGCCGGTCGAGGTTCGGGGTCTGGAAGAAGGGAAACCGGGCCCGGTCTCCCTGCTCACGCTGCACGACACCCAAAGCGTCGAAACGCTGGTCGTCGGTAACGATCACGATGATGTTGGGGCGGCGTTCGGCGGCGCTGGCCGCGACCGACAGCCCCGCCAAGACCAACAGTGGTAGGAATCTCTTCATGCTGATTTTCCGGATGGGGCGTGAAACACCTCTGCCACGGCGTGCGCGGCGGGCTTTAGGGTGTGGTCGAACTCCACGATCGACGTGTTGGCGAGGCAGGGAAACGCATCGTGGCCCATCCAGATCAGAAATCCGCCGCACCGCGGAAATTGCGCCTTCTTGGCGCGCACGGCGAAGGCTAATTTTTCGGCCTGTTCTTGCTGCGTGTAGGCAACGTAGGCGGCCAGGGCTTCATCGTCCTTCATGCCCACGAACCGGGGGCCCAAGCGGTCCGCTTGCGTCCACCAACCGGACGAGTGCCGCCAGAGGGCATTGCCGAGCGGCCAGGTGGGTTCGCCGCCCGCCTGCCGGCGGATGAGGGCAAGGCTGCTCGCTCCGGCCACACCGGTTTCCCCGCGAAACAGCGCATCGTCGTCCCGCCAGTAGTTTTCCCAGTCGCCGGGTTGCGGGTGGCCGTCGAGGCCCCAGGGCCCGTGGACCTCGTGATGCAAACCCTGCCCAAACTCCGCGCGTTCCGAGTGAAACCGCGGGCCGTAGGGCGAAGTGGGGAGAAAGCGGCGCGCCGGGTCCTCCGCGGTCACCAAAGCCGCGAGGGCGGCAAGCACCGGGTGCGCCAGCGTCAGCGGGATCCGGCGTTTGCCTCGGGGATAAATCTCATCGACATGCAGTTCGTTGCCGCCGCACCACATGAGCAGGCAGGCGTGGTGCTGGCGCGAATGGATGAAGTGCCGCGCCACGGCGCTGAGTTCGGTGATGAACGCGGCATCACTGGGTGGGTTGCTGTCAATGCCCGAGGAGGAAAGCGGAAACTCCTGCCAGACCAGCAGGCCGGCCCGGTCGCAGGCCGCGTAGAATTCCGGCGATTCCAGATGTCCGCCGCCCCACACCCGGAGCAAATTGCAGCCCAGCTCGCGGTAGATCGCCACCAGCCGTTCGCTTTCCTCGCGCGTCGTGTCCAGATAACACATCCGCACCGGCGTCCAATTGACGCCCTGCAGGAAGATCGGCCGGCCGTTCACGACACAAAGCCAGGGCAACGCGTCGGCGGGCGCTCCTTCGCAAGGCCGCCACTCGATGTGCTTGAAGCCGATCTCCCGGGTCCAATGCGCGACGATCCGGTCGGCACGGGTGGCCGTGATTTCCAGCGCGTAAAGCGGCTGGGGGCCCTCGCCCTGCGGCCACCACAACTCAGGGTTCGCCACCTCGAGCGACAGGCGCTGCTCCCCCCCCGCCAGCTGGGCTTGGGTGGAAGCAACCGCCCGGCCCTCCCGGCGCAGGACCGCCGCAATGTTGGTTTCTCCTTCCCTCCCGGCGGAATCGATGGTGAACGCCACCATCCCTTGGTGGAAGTCAGCCGAAACCGTCGCCGCCGTGCCAAGGAGCAAGGGGCAGGCGGACCGCTCCTGCCGTTCGAGCGTCAGTCGGCCACTGGCGCCGATCGGAACAACCCGCACGCACCAATCCCAGCTGAAGTTGTAGCGCGGTTTCAGGTCGCGGGCCAGCGAGGTGTATCCCATCTGACCCTGCCCCTCCGGCGGCAGGGCAAAGACCAACGCGAGTTGATGCGAACCCGGCTGGGCCAGCTTGGCTCCCAGATCAATCCGCACCGGCTGATGGGCCCCGCTAAACTCCCCGACCACCGCGCCGTCGAGCAACACCCAGCCGTGGTGGTCAAGCACGTCGGCGCAGAGCACGACCGACATTCCTTCGTCCAGCGTCAGGGTCGGTAGCGGCGCGGAAAACTTCCAGTGCCGGTGCTCGACCCACTCGATGGCGAGCGAATTGCGGCCGACGTGCCAGTCGGGAATTTCCCCGGCCCGGCGCAGGTTTTCCTGCACACTGCCGGGCAGCCGGGCTGGAAACGGCCCGTGATCAGGCAAAAGAAACCCGCCGGTCTCGGCCGACTTCCGCAGCTTCCAGGCAAAAGGCCGCCAGCCGGTGAGGGTCCAGGCGAGGGTGGAGAGATCAAGCAACGGGGCCATGGGTTTCAGGATTTCTGCAAAAGGTTCAGCAACGCACGATCAAGCGGACAGCCATGCCAGTCCTCGTAAACCACATCCGATCGCGTGGAATCAAGTACGCCGAATGAGCCGCGAAAATTCCACAGCGCCCAGCCACACTCAAACTCCCGCAACACCGCGAACAGGTCAGCCAGCCAGCGCAAGAAAACCGCATGGGAAGTCCGGTGCCAGGCACCCAGTTCACCGCAGAAAACCGATCCACCTGAGACGGCCAAGGCCCGCCACGGGGCGAACCGCGCCCGCAGCGTCTCCACGTTCGCCTCGGTGCCATCTGTCAGAGTCATCGGCCAGTCGGGCCGGGCAGTGGGCTCACCCGCCCACCAGGCGAGATGATGGGTGACCTCATGCGGCCAGTATCCGCGGCAACCCTGCGTCACCCCCAGTGGTGTCAATCCCGGAACGGGCGTGGTGCCCGCATCAATGCCATCAGCGATGATGCACCGTTTGGGACTGACTTCACGGATAGCCGCGACGGCAGCCCGCACGACGCGCTCGTATTGCGTCGCGGTGCAGCGTACCGGTTCGTTGACCAGATTGAACTCAAGCACCGCCGCGCTGACGCCGGCGTAGCGTCGCGCCAGGGTGCGCCAATGATGGACGAAACAAGCCAGGGCCTCGTCGTCCTGCCAGAGGTCGAACGGATCCGGCTGCGGCAGCGGATTGATGACAAAGCCCGGGGCGTGGTGCAGGCAGAGCCCCAGCCGCAGGCCATGCCGCTGCGTCCACTCGACGGCGGCATCCAGCGGCGCCAAGCCGCTCTCCTCGATGGTGAAGGGTGCTTCCACTTTTGCCCACCAGCGGTAACTTAAGGGCAGCCGCACAAAGTTGAATCCCCATCCGGCAATCCATTCGAAATCAATCTCCCGAAAGCAGCCGCGGGGACCACGGATCATGTCGGCCCAGCGCAGGTCATCCGGCCCGAGAAACATTTCGGGGAGATTGAACCCGCGGCGCCGCGGGGCGTGGGACAAAGCGGTCATGGTCAATCTGGCTGGATCCGGACTGTAATCGTGGCGCGGAGCACGGGTGCGTCCAAGGCCAGGCCCAGGCGGGTCGGCTGGCGCTTGCCAGGCAGATCCTCCTGCAGCAACTCGGATCGCAGCTTCCAAGAGCCACCTTCGACGTTGACCTCGACCCGCACGGCCGAGTCTCCCTCACCGACAGTAAGCCGGCCCGGCTTTTTCTCGCGCCATTTCTCGAAGGTGATCAGCGCCGTCTCAAACGCCGCGGGCGCGGAGAATTCCACCGTGTCCCTGACGATGATCTCCGCCTTCGGCGCCCGGCGCAGGGTGAAGGTGCGGACAAGCGACTTGAGCGCCGGCACCTCATAGCCTCCCGAGAGATCGAGCACGACGGTATCCTCCTTTTCGCTGAAGGCAGTCGAGATGACTTTCGCCGCGAATTCCCGTCCCGGTTGCTGCAGCTGCCCCGCCACCACCGGGACGGCGTGGCCGTAGGAGCTGAGCACTTTTGAAACATACCGGTCCGGCCCGAAGGTGCGCTTAGTGTAGACCTCCAGCCCCGGGTCCACCAACACCGCGCGATCGCCGGCGGCGACGACGAATGAACCGAGGTCGTTGTGGTTGTGGTTCTCGGCGTTATGGCCGCCCTTGATCGCCGCACCGAAATTCGGCGTGGCCCGGCCGGTGTAGACCTGCGCGTCGGCAAACCAGTAATGGTTGGCATTGATGCGGGGGGCGGGGGCGGGCGGCAGGCCGGCCGTCGCCAATGGCAGGAAGACCTTCATCGCCGCTTCGTAGGTTTGCAGCGATT is from Lacunisphaera limnophila and encodes:
- a CDS encoding hydroxyacid dehydrogenase, with translation MSPDDTTSPGRRPGAALAFRAELQPWLFPPAARSRLEQQVEILAGPFTGADWPTERERLAGVEVLVGSWGIPLLDGELLAAMPRLRVVLYGAGSVRGFVTDEFWRRGILLSSAASANAGPTATFAEAMIILALKQTWFYLRRREADWAYLTDTASSGVHAATVGIIGLSSVGRLVVQGLQRHELTILACDPTVTSEEAARLGVELVDLPALFARSDVVSLHAPLLPQTIGLVGAEHLRLMKPHASFVNTARGAIVREAELVAVMRERADLTALLDVTDPEPAPADSPLRALPNVILTPHIAGARHREIALVGRVVLEELDRYRTGQPLRFALDKARVASMA
- a CDS encoding sulfatase family protein, giving the protein MKRFLPLLVLAGLSVAASAAERRPNIIVIVTDDQRFDALGVVQREQGDRARFPFFQTPNLDRLAAEGARFRNAFVTHSLCSPSRASMLTGRPTHAHGIRDNKTPFVSTDTWAHALRTAGYRTGYFGKWHMGKQEDRPGFDHVFTFIDQGIYPNCRFLQNGRWVETEGWVDDVTTTHAIDYIAGHRTEPFALFIGYKSPHDNRTPAPRHAARYADTRIAAPVSFRAYPPFEWADRTKPWNPLVEDRLNYFRCLQGVDDNIGRLLEALQQQGLADDTLIIYAGDNGYYLGEHGLGDKRSAYEESIRIPLLVRYPRAVAPGTVVDALALNIDFPATILEVAGVPLTWAQEGRSFAPLLRGERPAGWRTEFFYENYRDPEYPEVTHDIQSVRTETAKIVAYPDQPGWTQVFDLRADPHEMKNLADEPTAAALVAELQSRLAAAVARKTPAAPNR
- a CDS encoding ABC transporter ATP-binding protein, coding for MAGIFHRAFTGMENVFKLLDLTPDVMDAPGAQSLDQIKGEVRFEGVDFNYDPRSRNGRPATLSEVTFTVPPGQAVAIVGPSGSGKSTLVGLLARFYEPTAGRVLLDGHDLRDVSLASLRRHIALVPQESILFSGTIEDNLRYGRPAATREEIVAAAKIANAHDFILQLGDGYSTVVGERGAQLSGGQRQRIAIARALLTNPRILIFDEATSALDAASEQLIQASMREIARGRTVFSIAHRLATVRHADQILVLDAGRLVEQGSHEELQQRGGLYAHLHALQFRDHA
- a CDS encoding sugar phosphate isomerase/epimerase family protein: MNTSSTRRTFLTQAALLPLFVAGGVSPAFAAFTRPRRVGGSHLRTSLNAFSFLELLNANAKDPTQGIDLFGVCDFCAKTGFDAVDLTGYFFPGYPLAPEDSYLYRLKRHAFNLGLGISGTGVRNDFVAADPAIRAEGVARLKTWIEVAAKLGAPTVRAFADSQSPFKNWQQAAQNAPRETVENWLADALRECAEHAKKYGVIIAVQNHGDFINTGAQHLSLLQRVDHEACAALVDTGKYLTADPYADIALVAPYAVNWQIKETTGSATHTPKTDMTKLVGIIRRSGYRGYVPIETLAMGRPGYDPSIETTKMLAELRAGLAATESITP
- a CDS encoding MFS transporter; the encoded protein is MLTPSSPNPPPVSLAGGKKIWSVGTLTYSAGGLALLFVWLLFGDFAYMMRERSAAPVTQLMLKKYEASDLVTGIFLLTIPWTVILIAGPTVSYWSDRHRSRRGRRIPFLLLPTPFVTLAMIGLAFSPRLGAALHQWFGGNPATVNHTILLTMGLFWMVFEIGVVISNAVFNGLINDVVPREWLGRFYGLFRAVGLGAGILFNYKIIGHAEENYSIILASIGLIYGVGFTVMCLRVKEGDYPPPAAAARTNPVLGAIGDYFRDCFSKPYYLWVFIFIGLANTVFVPVNLFAIYAAKSYGLTMETYGKYLVVTFICSFCLAFPLGWLADRFHPLRVGLGALLLYAIVMLAGFQWMHDPKSFGLVFLAHGILSGTFFTGTAAIAQMLFPKLKFAQFAAAAGLIAAFMNMVLGPVLGAALDRLGSDYRYTFLAGSLLAVISIGLGLFVHRRWQQLGGQAGYVAPE
- a CDS encoding glycosyl hydrolase 2 galactose-binding domain-containing protein, translated to MAPLLDLSTLAWTLTGWRPFAWKLRKSAETGGFLLPDHGPFPARLPGSVQENLRRAGEIPDWHVGRNSLAIEWVEHRHWKFSAPLPTLTLDEGMSVVLCADVLDHHGWVLLDGAVVGEFSGAHQPVRIDLGAKLAQPGSHQLALVFALPPEGQGQMGYTSLARDLKPRYNFSWDWCVRVVPIGASGRLTLERQERSACPLLLGTAATVSADFHQGMVAFTIDSAGREGETNIAAVLRREGRAVASTQAQLAGGEQRLSLEVANPELWWPQGEGPQPLYALEITATRADRIVAHWTREIGFKHIEWRPCEGAPADALPWLCVVNGRPIFLQGVNWTPVRMCYLDTTREESERLVAIYRELGCNLLRVWGGGHLESPEFYAACDRAGLLVWQEFPLSSSGIDSNPPSDAAFITELSAVARHFIHSRQHHACLLMWCGGNELHVDEIYPRGKRRIPLTLAHPVLAALAALVTAEDPARRFLPTSPYGPRFHSERAEFGQGLHHEVHGPWGLDGHPQPGDWENYWRDDDALFRGETGVAGASSLALIRRQAGGEPTWPLGNALWRHSSGWWTQADRLGPRFVGMKDDEALAAYVAYTQQEQAEKLAFAVRAKKAQFPRCGGFLIWMGHDAFPCLANTSIVEFDHTLKPAAHAVAEVFHAPSGKSA